Proteins found in one Brachypodium distachyon strain Bd21 chromosome 5, Brachypodium_distachyon_v3.0, whole genome shotgun sequence genomic segment:
- the LOC100827238 gene encoding pectin acetylesterase 7: MASPTAVAAMMATLVLGLAAVAAAGDVEMVFLKSAVAKGAVCLDGSPPVYHFSPGSGSGANNWVVHMEGGGWCKTSEECSIRKGNFRGSSKYMKPLSFSGILGGSDKFNPDFYNWNRVKVRYCDGSSFTGDVEAVETSTNLHYRGNRVWQAIIQDLLDRGMSKAQNALLSGCSAGGLAAILHCDRFSDLLPASAKVKCFSDAGYFFDGTDITGNNYVRKSYKDIVNLHGSAKSLPSSCTSKRSPELCFFPQYVIPTLRTPLFILNAAYDTWQIRNILAPNAADPKKTWAKCKLDIKSCSSSQLVTLQNFRKDFLAALPQPGQSPSLGIFIDSCFAHCQSGAQDTWIGEGSPSIQKMRIGKAVGDWFYNRHVSQLIDCPYPCNPTCKNREED; the protein is encoded by the exons ATGGCTTCtccgacggcggtggcggcgatgatggcgaCGCTGGTGCTGGGTCTCGCGGCGGTGGCTGCCGCGGGCGACGTGGAAATGGTGTTCCTGAAAAGTGCAGTGGCCAAAGGAGCAG TGTGCCTGGATGGGAGCCCTCCGGTTTACCACTTCTCCcctggctccggctccggcgccaaTAACTGGGTGGTTCACATGGAG GGAGGAGGGTGGTGCAAGACCTCCGAAGAGTGCTCCATCCGGAAGGGCAACTTCAGGGGCTCGTCCAAATACATGAAGCCACTCTCGTTTTCAGGGATATTAGGGGGCAGCGACAAATTCAATCCTG ATTTCTACAACTGGAACAGAGTGAAGGTCAGATACTGCGATGGTTCGTCGTTTACCGGTGATGTTGAGGCAGTAGAAACT TCAACAAACCTGCACTACAGAGGGAACAGAGTTTGGCAAGCCATCATCCAAGATCTACTTGACAGGGGGATGAGCAAGGCACAAAAT GCTCTTCTCTCTGGATGTTCAGCTGGAGGTCTAGCAGCAATACTGCATTGTGACAGATTCAGTGACCTGCTTCCGGCATCGGCAAAGGTCAAGTGCTTTTCTGATGCTGGTTACTTTTTTGATGG GACAGATATCACCGGTAACAATTACGTTAGAAAATCCTACAAGGATATTGTAAACCTACAT GGATCAGCTAAAAGTCTGCCATCTTCATGTACATCGAAGCGATCACCTGAATTG TGCTTCTTCCCGCAGTATGTCATCCCGACATTGCGCACACCGCTGTTCATACTTAATGCAGCATATGATACATGGCAG ATCAGGAACATCCTAGCGCCTAATGCGGCTGATCCAAAGAAGACATGGGCCAAATGCAAGCTTGATATAAAGAGCTGCTCCTCCAGCCAACTCGTGACCTTGCAAA ATTTCAGGAAAGACTTTTTGGCAGCTCTTCCTCAACCGGGACAGTCTCCTTCTCTAGGCATTTTTATAGACTCATGCTTTGCTCACTGCCAATCTGGAGCCCAAGATACATGGATTGGCGAAGGTTCTCCTTCCATTCAAAAGATG AGAATTGGAAAAGCGGTGGGGGACTGGTTCTACAACCGGCATGTATCTCAGTTGATTGACTGCCCGTATCCCTGCAACCCAACCTGCAAGAACCGTGAAGAAGACTGA
- the LOC100844045 gene encoding maltose excess protein 1-like, chloroplastic: MNPPAPLPRTPPMSSPPVPSLRLPLRPSLLPPTTKTTNTLSRRATPPARCLLLAPPRAVPKPLVAMSSSASSSFRSPLLHACRPCALPETSSTPELTLKDPKKYEDWDSLTARFAGGANVPFLLLQLPQIVLNARNLIAGNKTALFAVPWLGMLTGLLGNLSLMSYFAKKRETEAVVVQSLGCISTYVVIAQLAIAESMPLPQFIATTAVVATGLTLNFLNYIRWLPEGAWMLWEDFMTIGGLAVLPQVMWSTFVPFIPNSVLPGIIFGSLAIVAVAMARMGKLSEGATKFVRALSGWTATLLFMWMPVAQMWTNYLNPSNIEGLSAFTMLLAMLGNGLMLPRAVFIRDLMWFTGCFWASLLQGWGNLACMYCFNTISREFFFATTFGLISWLVFTIWRDTAAYGNSSPMTSVKELVFGK; this comes from the exons ATGAATCCACCCGCTCCCCTTCCCCGGACCCCGCCCatgtcgtcgccgccggtgccctccctccgcctcccgctccgcccCTCCCTTCTGCCCCCGACCACCAAAACAACAAACACCCTCTCCCGCCGCGCCACACCCCCGGctcgctgcctcctcctcgcgccgcccCGTGCTGTCCCGAAGCCGCTCGTCGCCATGTCGTCGtccgcgtcctcctccttccgcTCCCCGCTCCTCCACGCCTGCCGCCCCTGCGCGCTGCCCGAGACCTCTTCAACCCCCGAATTGACCCTCAAG GACCCGAAGAAGTACGAGGACTGGGACTCCCTGACGGCCAggttcgccggcggcgccaacgtccccttcctcctcctccagctcccgCAGATCGTCCTCAACGCCCGCAACCTCATCGCCGGCAACAAGACCGCGCTCTTCGCCGTCCCCTGGCTC GGGATGCTCACCGGGCTTCTCGGCAACCTGTCGCTCATGTCCTACTTCGCCAAGAAGAGGGAGACGGAGGCTGTCGTCGTGCAGTCTCTTGGATGCATCTCCACCTACGTTGTTATTGCCCAGCTTGCGATAGCGGAGTCCATGCCGCTGCCGCAGTTTATCGCCACTACAGCTGTCGTGGCCACCGGGCTCACCCTCAACTTCCTCAATTACATTCGCTGGCTCCCGGAAGGAGCCTGGATGCTATGGGAGGATTTCATGACAATCGGTGGCCTCGCCGTGCTCCCCCAG GTCATGTGGTCAACATTTGTTCCCTTCATCCCCAATAGTGTCCTGCCTGGCATCATCTTTGGCTCTTTGGCTATTGTTGCTGTTGCGATG GCAAGAATGGGCAAGCTTTCCGAGGGAGCAACTAAATTTGTGCGGGCATTGTCTGGTTGGACTGCCACACTTCTATTCATGTGGATGCCAGTTGCACAGATG TGGACAAACTACCTCAACCCAAGTAACATCGAAGGCCTGTCAGCTTTCACAATGTTGCTTGCAATGCTTGGAAATGGACTTATGCTTCCTCGTGCTGTATTTATCAGAGATCTGATGTG GTTCACTGGTTGTTTTTGGGCATCTCTCCTTCAGGGTTGGGGTAACCTGGCCTGCATGTACTG TTTCAACACCATCAGCAGAGAATTTTTCTTCGCGACGACATTCGGActtatttcgtggctag TTTTCactatctggagagacaccgCTGCCTACGGCAACAGCTCACCCATGACTTCTGTGAAGGAGCTTGTTTTCGGAAAGTGA
- the LOC100845756 gene encoding trihelix transcription factor GT-3b: protein MMEAGVGGGGFRDERVPPWGTQETRELIAARGELEREAAAASAGAAASRSAKTLWEAVAARLRARGYRRTADQCKCKWKNLVNRYKGKETSNPENGRQCPFFEELHAVFTERARNMQRELLQSESGASVKMKLKRTSDDRSSGESDDEEDEVEVSEDEKPMRSRKRKAGDKGQQLRRTVENSNTGRSSIRDLLHDFLVQQQHMDIQWREVMERRAQERLVFEQEWRRSMQKLEQERLMLEHSWMEREEQRRMREEARAQKRDSLLTTLLNKLLQDL, encoded by the exons atgATGGAGGCGGgcgtaggaggaggagggtttAGGGACGAGAGGGTGCCGCCGTGGGGCACGCAGGAGACGCGCGAGCTGATCGCGGCGCGCGGGGAGCTGGAGCGGGAggccgctgctgcttccgccggcgccgccgcgagccGTAGCGCCAAGACGCTCtgggaggcggtggcggccagGCTCCGGGCGCGCGGGTACCGCCGCACCGCCGACCAGTGCAAGTGCAAGTGGAAGAACCTCGTCAACCGCTACAAG GGGAAAGAAACATCTAATCCGGAAAATGGTAGACAGTGTCCCTTCTTTGAAGAATTACATGCAGTCTTCACTGAACGTGCTAGAAATATGCAACGGGAACTCCTTCAGTCTGAATCAGGGGCTTCAGTTAAAATGAAACTAAAGCGAACCAGTGATGACCGGTCATCCGGGGAGTctgatgatgaggaagatgaagtTGAAGTAAGCGAGGATGAGAAACCCATGCGAAGCAGAAAGCGGAAGGCTGGTGATAAGGGGCAGCAATTACGACGAACAGTGGAAAATTCAAATACGGGCAGGTCAAGCATCCGTGACCTGTTGCATGATTTCCTGGttcaacaacaacacatgGATATCCAGTGGCGTGAGGTGATGGAGCGACGTGCCCAGGAACGGCTCGTTTTCGAACAAGAATGGAGGCGGTCGATGCAGAAGCTGGAGCAGGAGAGGCTGATGTTGGAGCACTCATGGATGGAACGAGAGGAACAGCGGAGGATGAGAGAAGAAGCAAGAGCTCAGAAAAGGGATTCCCTCCTGACCACCCTACTGAACAAACTCTTACAAGATCTATAG
- the LOC100821168 gene encoding putative peptidyl-tRNA hydrolase PTRHD1 isoform X1 has protein sequence MLSLLPLRLPSPAATTLPSAALLLLLPGVTRVRTLRTPPRANMSAAAASTTDAAASSAGVEAGKEAEDVVVQYVVLRRDLVEAWPLGSVVAQGCHAAVAALWVHRDHPDTAAYCAPENLDRMHKVTLEVKGETQLKNLAEKLEAAGVRHKLWIEQPENTPTCIATAPCPKSQVASFFRKLKLCK, from the exons ATGTTGTCCCTCCTCCCCCTTCGCTTGCCGTCCCCCGCAGCCACCACGCTCCCAAGCGCCgccttgctcctcctcctcccaggTGTCACTAGGGTTCGTACCCTCCGCACCCCACCGCGAGCCAACatgagcgccgccgccgcctccactaCGGACGCAGCGGCGTCCTCCGCCGGCGTGGAAGCGGGGAAGGAGGCCGAGGACGTGGTTGTCCAGTACGTGGTGCTACGGCGCGACCTGGTGGAGGCGTGGCCGCTGGGGAGCGTGGTGGCGCAGGGGTGCCACGCCGCCGTGGCGGCCTTGTGGGTGCACCGCGACCACCCGGACACCGCCGCCTACTGCGCGCCCGAGAACCTCGACCGCATGCACAAG GTGACATTGGAGGTGAAAGGCGAGACACAGCTGAAGAACCTAGCTGAGAAACTGGAAGCAGCTGGTGTCAGGCACAAGCTGTGGATAGAGCAGCCCGAGAACACTCCGACTTGCATAGCCACCGCACCCTGCCCAAAGTCACAGGTTGCTTCTTTCTTCAGGAAGCTAAAGCTTTGCAAATGA
- the LOC100821168 gene encoding putative peptidyl-tRNA hydrolase PTRHD1 isoform X2, with product MLSLLPLRLPSPAATTLPSAALLLLLPGVTRVRTLRTPPRANMSAAAASTTDAAASSAGVEAGKEAEDVVVQYVVLRRDLVEAWPLGSVVAQGCHAAVAALWVHRDHPDTAAYCAPENLDRMHKVTLEVKGETQLKNLAEKLEAAGVRHKLWIEQPENTPTCIATAPCPKSQL from the exons ATGTTGTCCCTCCTCCCCCTTCGCTTGCCGTCCCCCGCAGCCACCACGCTCCCAAGCGCCgccttgctcctcctcctcccaggTGTCACTAGGGTTCGTACCCTCCGCACCCCACCGCGAGCCAACatgagcgccgccgccgcctccactaCGGACGCAGCGGCGTCCTCCGCCGGCGTGGAAGCGGGGAAGGAGGCCGAGGACGTGGTTGTCCAGTACGTGGTGCTACGGCGCGACCTGGTGGAGGCGTGGCCGCTGGGGAGCGTGGTGGCGCAGGGGTGCCACGCCGCCGTGGCGGCCTTGTGGGTGCACCGCGACCACCCGGACACCGCCGCCTACTGCGCGCCCGAGAACCTCGACCGCATGCACAAG GTGACATTGGAGGTGAAAGGCGAGACACAGCTGAAGAACCTAGCTGAGAAACTGGAAGCAGCTGGTGTCAGGCACAAGCTGTGGATAGAGCAGCCCGAGAACACTCCGACTTGCATAGCCACCGCACCCTGCCCAAAGTCACAG CTGTGA
- the LOC104581423 gene encoding maltose excess protein 1-like, chloroplastic — translation MPSSSFRSPLLHPCALPETSAPELTLKDPKKHEDWDSLTASFAGSANVPFLLLQLPQIVLNARNLIAGNNTALFAVPWLGMLTGLLGNLSLMSYFARKRETEAVVVQSLGCISTYVVIAQLAIAEAMPLPQFIATTAVVATGLTLNFLNYIRWLPEGAWLLWEDFMTIGGLAVLPQVMWSTFVPFIPNSVLPGIIFGSLATVAVVMTSLDKLSKGGTKFVRALSGWTATLLFMWMPVAQMWTNYLNPSNIEGLSACTMLLSMLGNGLMLPRAVFIRDLMWFTGSFWASILQGWGNLACMYCFNTISREFFFATTSGLISWLAFTLWRDTAAYGNSSPMTSVKELVFGK, via the exons ATGCCGTCGTCCTCCTTCCGCTCCCCGCTCCTCCACCCCTGCGCGCTGCCGGAGACATCCGCCCCCGAATTGACCCTCAAG GACCCGAAGAAGCACGAGGACTGGGACTCCCTGACGGCCAGCTTCGCCGGCAGCGCCAAtgtccccttcctcctccttcagctccCGCAGATCGTCCTCAACGCCCGCAACCTCATCGCCGGCAACAACACTGCGCTCTTCGCCGTCCCCTGGCTC GGGATGCTCACTGGTCTTCTCGGGAACCTGTCGCTCATGTCCTACTTCGCCAGGAAGAGGGAGACGGAGGCTGTCGTCGTGCAGTCTCTGGGGTGCATCTCCACCTACGTTGTTATTGCCCAGCTTGCCATAGCGGAGGCCATGCCGCTGCCGCAGTTTATCGCCACTACGGCTGTTGTGGCCACCGGGCTCACCCTCAACTTCCTCAATTACATTCGCTGGCTCCCGGAAGGAGCCTGGCTGCTATGGGAGGATTTCATGACAATTGGTGGCCTTGCCGTGCTACCCCAG GTCATGTGGTCAACATTTGTTCCCTTCATCCCCAATAGCGTCCTGCCTGGCATAATCTTTGGCTCTTTGGCTACTGTTGCTGTTGTGATG ACAAGCTTGGACAAGCTTTCCAAGGGAGGAACTAAATTTGTGCGGGCATTGTCTGGTTGGACTGCCACACTTCTATTCATGTGGATGCCAGTTGCACAGATG TGGACAAACTACCTCAACCCAAGTAACATCGAAGGGCTGTCAGCTTGCACAATGTTGCTTTCGATGCTTGGAAATGGACTTATGCTTCCTCGTGCTGTATTTATCAGAGATCTGATGTG GTTCACTGGTTCTTTTTGGGCATCTATCCTACAGGGTTGGGGTAACCTGGCCTGCATGTACTG TTTCAACACCATCAGCAGAGAATTTTTCTTCGCGACGACATCCGGActtatttcgtggctag CTTTTACTCTCTGGAGAGACACCGCTGCCTATGGCAACAGCTCACCCATGACTTCTGTGAAGGAGCTGGTTTTCGGAAAGTGA
- the LOC100844649 gene encoding LOW QUALITY PROTEIN: putative peptidyl-tRNA hydrolase PTRHD1 (The sequence of the model RefSeq protein was modified relative to this genomic sequence to represent the inferred CDS: inserted 1 base in 1 codon), translated as MSAAASTPDAAASSASAVGGGEEAGKEAEDVVVQYVVLRRDLVDAWPXGSVVAQGCHAAVAALWVHRDHPDTAAYCAPENLDRMHKVTLEVKGETQLKNLAEKLEAAGVRHKLWIEQPENIPTCIATAPCPKSQVASFFRKLKLCK; from the exons atgagcgccgccgcctccactcCGGATGCAGCGGCGTCCTCTGCTtccgccgtcggcggcggcgaggaagcggGGAAGGAGGCCGAGGACGTGGTTGTCCAGTACGTGGTGCTGCGGCGCGACCTGGTGGACGCGTGGC CTGGGAGCGTGGTGGCGCAGGGGTGCCACGCCGCCGTGGCGGCCTTGTGGGTGCATCGTGACCACCCTGACACCGCCGCCTACTGCGCACCCGAGAACCTCGACCGCATGCACAAG GTGACATTGGAGGTGAAAGGAGAAACACAGCTGAAGAACCTGGCTGAGAAACTGGAAGCAGCTGGTGTCCGGCACAAGTTGTGGATAGAGCAGCCCGAGAACATTCCGACTTGCATAGCCACAGCACCCTGCCCAAAGTCGCAGGTTGCTTCGTTCTTCCGGAAGCTAAAGCTTTGCAAATGA
- the LOC100834761 gene encoding plant intracellular Ras-group-related LRR protein 1 has translation MRDLGERRRHGHGGHVNVVGFGAGAGGGQHAEHDQEKQKEKKLDMSGMSMDTLPHITMSLGHITTLDLSNNNLESIPESVIARLLNVVVLDVRSNQLKSLPNSIGCLSKLRVLNVSGNLLESLPATIEECRALEELNANFNQLTRLPDTLGFELHSLRKLSVNSNKLASLPFSTSHMTALRALDARLNCIRALPDGLENLINLEVLNVSQNFHFLRELPYAVGLLTSLRELDVSYNSISVLPDSMGCLTKLAKFSAVGNPLVCPPMDIVEQSLDAMRAYLSSRMNGTGVNAKKKKGWVPKLVKYSTFSGRMTPGRMTPGRKSAHDNSEGLLMSDYRSLHGVASPGFLSMLSPRRLFSPRRNSPKH, from the exons ATGAGGGACttgggagagaggaggaggcatGGGCATGGTGGGCATGTCAACGTTGTTGGGTttggagcaggagcaggaggtggaCAACATGCAGAACATGACCAGGAGAAgcagaaggagaagaagctggACATGAGTGGCATGTCCATGGACACTCTGCCACACATAACCATGTCTCTCGGCCACATCACCACTCTGGATCTCTCCAACAACAACCTCGAG AGCATCCCAGAGTCAGTGATAGCCCGGCTTCTGAACGTTGTGGTGTTGGACGTCCGGTCCAACCAGCTCAAGTCGCTGCCAAACTCCATCGGGTGCCTCTCCAAGCTCCGGGTCCTCAACGTCTCCGGCAACCTGCTCGAATCCCTGCCAGCCACCATCGAGGAATGCCG TGCGCTGGAGGAGCTGAACGCCAACTTCAACCAGCTGACGAGGCTGCCGGACACGCTGGGGTTCGAGCTCCACAGCCTCCGCAAGCTCTCCGTCAACTCCAACAAGCTCGCCAGCCTCCCGTTCTCCACCTCCCACATGACGGCGCTGCGTGCCCTCGACGCTCGCCTGAACTGCATCCGGGCACTCCCGGACGGCCTTGAGAACCTCATCAACCTCGAGGTGCTCAACGTCAGCCAGAACTTCCACTTCCTGCGGGAGCTGCCCTACGCCGTGGGGCTACTCACCTCCCTCCGGGAGCTAGATGTTAGCTACAACTCCATCTCCGTGCTCCCGGACTCCATGGGCTGCCTCACCAAGCTCGCCAAGTTCAGCGCTGTCGGAAACCCGCTTGTCTGCCCGCCCATGGACATCGTCGAGCAGAGCCTCGACGCCATGCGCGCCTACCTCAGCTCCCGGATGAACGGCACTGGCGTCAatgccaagaagaagaaaggatgGGTGCCCAAGCTGGTTAAATACAGCACCTTCTCTGGGAGGATGACGCCCGGGAGGATGACACCCGGTCGAAAAAGTGCCCATGACAATTCGGAAGGTCTGTTGATGTCGGATTATCGCTCACTCCACGGCGTGGCATCACCAGGGTTTCTCTCCATGCTGTCACCACGACGGCTCTTCTCGCCACGGAGGAATTCCCCCAAGCATTAG